In Mesorhizobium sp. J428, the genomic window ATTCATCGCTACGCTGCGCATGACCTGCCGGTGCTGATCACCGGTGAGACCGGATCCGGCAAGGAGGTCGCGGCGCGGCTCCTGCATCAGGTCTCGGCCCGCGCGGAGCAGCCCTTCGTCGCGGTGAACTGCGCCGCGATCCCCGCCGATCTCTTGGAAAGCGAGCTGTTTGGCCACGAGAAGGGTTCCTTCACCGGCGCACACCAGAGGCATCTCGGCTACGCCGAGCGCGCTCGGGGCGGCACGCTCTTCCTCGACGAGATCGGCGACATGCCGCCAGCACTTCAGGCCAAGCTCCTGCGCCTGATCGAGAGCGAATCCTTCACCCGCCTCGGCGGCGAGGCAGCCGTCCCCTTTCGCGCCCGGATCGTCGCGGCCACGCATCGCGCCCTGGCGCCTGGCCAGGCATCCGGCTTCCGCGAGGACCTCTACTTCCGGCTCGCCGTGCTTCCGGTCGACATCCCGCCGCTCAGGCAGCGGCCGGAGGACATCGTTTGGCTGCTCGACCGCTTTCTTGAAAATGCCGCCGCTCGCTCCGACGCCCGCATCCGCGGCTTCAGCGCCTTGACAGAAGAAGCAGCGCTTTCACACCCGTGGCCGGGCAACGTTCGCGAGCTGCGCAACCGCGTCGACCGCGCCGTGGCACTGACGGCGTCGGAATGGATCATGCCGGGCGATCTCTTTCCGGATCGTCCGGGAAAGCAGGCCAGACCAGGTTTCCTCCCGCTGGCCGACGTCCGCGACGCGGCAGAGCGCCGGCAGATCGAGCGGGCGCTCGAACAGACCGATGGCCAGGTCATCAAGGCTGCAGAACTGCTCGGCATCGGCCGCTCGACGCTGTGGGAGAAGATGACGCGGCTGGGGGTTAGAGGCTAGGCTCGCTCCCACACTGAGCGCCGAATTGAAGGCTGGATCGGGGCCGAAAACGGACCGGCCGCGCCTCTACGATCAGTAACGTGAGCTGGGCGGGCGGCTGGATACCGGAGATATGCTGATCGCATCCCCATGCCCATCCGTCATCCCAATGTCGGCGTGGATCGGTGAGGCTGGCCTGCACCTCAGTCAATAGTTAATGCTGGTCAGAACCATGTAGACGATCGTTGCAGCAACTCCACCGACCAGTAACATCAGGAGCCAGAGGGACGGTTCTGCCTTCATTCGATCGCGATATCGCATCGGCGCCTGCCTTTCCGAGCTCGATATGCACCTCAGACCAATCTGTTGTCCTCGGCCTTCTGGCGGTCGCGGCGACGTGTGCCGTCGGTGTCCGACTTGCGGTGCCGTTCAGCCGCTGCCTTCCTGATCTGCTCGAAGCGATTGTCGTCGACTTGCTCAGGCGGTTGCTGCGGATTCGGCTTCTTCTCAAACGAGATCATGACTGAAATCCTTTCCCTTCGCGGGAGCGCTCGGGCGTGAAGCCGAGCGCCGCCGAGATAGGTGTTTCTATGCCGACAGGGCGGTGGCGCAGGCTTCGGCACCGCGCCTGTCAGGCGTGGTCTGTCCGGGCATCGTCGCCCAGCCACCGGCTTCGACGAACTGCCGCTTCTTGTAGATGTCAGTGATCACCTTGAACTCGGCGAGTTTCGCCGCGGAATCCGGTGCCGCGTTGAACCGTTCAACGCATATGGCGGATGCCAGCTCTCCGCGGGCCGTGTCACCGGCCGCTTTCGCCATGGTTTGCGAGGTGCCGCCGGTGACCCAGCCGCCCCAGCTGAACCCGACGACAATCGTGGCGATCATCGCCGCGATACATGCCCAGACCAGAACGGTCTTCGAAGGCTGGTAGTCTTCCCATCGGCGGGAGAGGGATGGTTTTGTGGTGCTTTGCGTGGCCATGGAGATCTTCCTTCCAGATTGTGGTGAGGATTGCTTCGTCCGGCCGCGCCGGCCGAACGGTTCAGGCACTGTTCTCAGTATCCGCCCATGCCGCCATTCCCGGCGGCGGGCGCGGAATCTTTCGCGGGAATGTCGGCGATCATCGCTTCGGCGGTGATCAGCAGGGAGGCGATCGAGCCGGCGTCCTGAAGTGCGGTTCTGACGACCTTTGCCGGATCGACGATGCCGGCCTTGATCATGTCGACATAGGTTTCGGTCTGGGCGTCGAAGCCCTGGTTGCGGTCCTTGCTGTCGGTCAGCCTGCCGACGACGATCGAGCCCTCCACGCCGGCGTTCTCGGCGATCTGCCGGACCGGAGCCTCCAGCGCTCTGAGCACGATTGAGATGCCGGCGGTCACGTCGGCGTTGGCGCCCGTCAGCGAGGTCAGCACGGTCCTGGCGCGCAGCAGCGCCACGCCCCCGCCCGGCACGATGCCTTCCTCGACAGCCGCGCGCGTGGCGTTCAGCGCGTCGTCGATACGGTCCTTCTTCTCCTTGACCTCGGCCTCGGTCACGCCGCCGACGCGGATGACCGCGATGCCGCCGGCGAGTTTCGCCAGCCGCTCCTGCAGCTTTTCCTTGTCGTAGTCCGAGGTGGTCTCCTCGATCTGCGCCTTGATCTGAGCGATGCGCGCAGCGATCCCGGTCTTGTCGCCGGAACCGTCGATGATCGTCGTCGTATCCTTCTCGATGACGACGCGCCTGGCACGGCCGAGCATATCGAGCGTGACGTTTTCGAGCTTGATGCCGAGGTCTTCGGCAATCAGCTGGCCGGCAGTCAGCACGGCGATGTCTTCCAGCATGGCCTTGCGGCGATCGCCGAAACCGGGAGCCTTGACCGCCGCAACTTTGAGACCGCCGCGCAGCTTGTTGACGACCAGCGTGGCCAGCGCCTCGCCCTCGACGTCTTCGGAAATGATCAGCAGCGGCTTTCCGCCTTGCACCACGGCTTCCAGAATCGGCAGCATGGCCTGCAGATTGCCGAGCTTCTTCTCGTGGATGAGGATGTAAGGATCATCCAGTTCCACGCGCATCTTCTCGGCATTGGTGACGAAGTAGGGAGAGAGGTAGCCACGATCGAACTGCATGCCCTCGACCACGTCGAGTTCGGTCTCGGCCGTTTTGGCTTCCTCGACGGTGATCACACCCTCATTGCCGACCTTGTCCATCGCCCTCGCAATCATCTCGCCGATGGTCCCGTCGCCATTGGCGGCGATCGTGCCGACCTGCGCGATCTCAGCCGACGACTTGACCTTCCTGGCGCGTGACTGGATCTCCTTGACGACGGCCGCGACGCCAATGTCGATGCCGCGTTTCAGGTCCATCGGGTTCATCCCGGCGGCGACAAGCTTGGCACCCTCTCGCAGGATCGAGGCCGCGAGCACCGTTGCAGTGGTGGTTCCGTCGCCGGCGAGGTCGTTCGTCTTGGATGCCACCTCGCGCACCATCTGTGCGCCCATGTTCTCGAACTTGTCGGCAAGCTCGATCTCCTTGGCGACGGTGACGCCGTCCTTGGTGATGCGCGGTGCGCCATAGGCCTTGTCGATGACGACGTTGCGTCCCTTCGGCCCGAGCGTCACCTTGACCGCATTGTTCAGCAGTTCGACGCCGCGCAACATGCGGTCGCGGGCTTCGCCGGCGAATTTGATTTCCTTGGCAGACATGATGTTCGTCCAGTTCGGTCTTGAGATCGGGTATAGGCCGCTCAGGCGGCCTTGCTGGTGGCCGCTTCGGTCTTCTCGACGATGCCCATGATGTCGGACTCCTTCACGATCAGGAGTTCCTCGCCGTCGAGCTTGACCTCGGCGCCGGACCACTTGCCGAACAGGATCAGGTCGCCCACCTTGACGTCGAGGGGAACCAACTGGCCGCTTTCGTCACGGGAGCCCGGGCCGACGGCGATCACCATGCCTTCCTGCGGCTTTTCCTTCGCGGTGTCGGGGATGATGATCCCGCCTTTGGATTTGAGTTCGCCGTCCGCACGTCGCAGGACGACGCGGTCATGGAGGGGCCGGAATTTCATGAGAATTCTTTCTGGGGTCGGCGCATAGGGCGACCGCTTCAGATACATAGCGGCTTTGGCACTCGAATGATAGGAGTGCCAGAATTATTTCGAAGGCCTAAGAATATTGATCAATCAGGCTGTCGCACCCATCCTCGTCAAAAGGAAATTCGATCGGATTTCAGAAATATTTTTCCGGAGATTTATTTTGCTGCATGCGCAGAAATAAATAAAAATGCTGATCGCCTTGCAGGAGGCGCGATCTTAGTCCATATATGAATCTCGTTGATTTGGCCGATTTGGCTTCGCGGTGTCAGAGACTACGACCCGCCATTCACCACCGAATTCTCGATAGCGAATGCATTTAGCGCCGATCCGGCGCGCATATCGCTCTGTTCGAACATGGGAATGAATCCCGCGGCTGACCACGGATGTACTGGCAGCACGGAGGTTCGTTCCGGTTCGAATGGGATGATGCGGGAGGCGCGTTCGCGCCCTTTTCGCGGAGGTATCGACCCATGACAATGCGCACGACGCAAACCGTCGTCCGATTCTCCGCACCCTTCATGCTGGCCGGTTTCAACGCCCCGCAGCCCGCCGGCGACTATCGTGTGGACCACGATGAAGAACTGCTGGAGATATCCTCCCGCCTCGCCTGGAGACGTGTAGGCGCCTTTATTCACCTGCCGGCCATCGGCATCGATGGCCACACACATCAGATGGCGCCGATCGATCCTGCCGTTCTCGACGCCGCACTTGAAAAGGATCACCAGAGGTCATGATATCGACGAGCTCCAGCCGGCCAACAGCCCGCCGCGCCCGACACGAGTCTCCTACCCATCTCTTCACGATCGGTCAGGCTGTCCGGTTGCGAGGCGGATTTGGCAGGCTGCCTCAACATGCAGAAATCTACCGCATCACCGGCACATTGCCGCCGCGAGGAGATTCGCTCCAGTATCGCATCCGCAACGATGACGAGCGTCATGAGCGGGTGACAACGCAAGACAGCCTCGAGCCGGTCGACATGTCGCAATCCGGCGGCGGCGCAACGCTCATCGAAAGGACGTTCGGAGATGGCTAAGGGTCAGAAGCGAAGCAGTCGCGAGATCAGAAAGCCGAAGCAGGAGAAGGCTCCGTCCAAGCCGGAAAGCAGCTTCGGGAGCCAGGTCAAGGTTGCCGCAAATGCCAATGGACCTGGCGGCAAGGGTAGAAACTGAGTTCAAGATGCTCCTGCGGGCGAGGAAGGATGACGATGCACGTCGTGGTCGAATTCTATCGCACCCGGGATGTGGATGATGCGCACGCCGTGGTCGGTCGCGAGACCACGGAAGCGGCCGACCTCGACGATGCCGTGGAAGTCGCGCGACGACTTTCGGAAACGCTCGACATGCCGCAACGACCCGACGCGATGACGATCACCGATGCGGCCGGCGCGGTGCTCTATGCCGGCGCGGTCGAGGCCGACGCATCCGATGAAGAAAGACAACGATCATGAATGCCCACGACAACGACGCCGAGCGGCAGCAAGATGCCGCAGCCTTCGCCATCGACGTATGGGAAAACGAGGGCGGCGCGCAGTGCCGTGATTCCTTGGACCATCACTATGGCCGGCGGGTCGAAATGGATCGGTCCTGGACCGTCTATCATGTCTTCACTGGCGTCCCGGCGCGTATCGGCGGCATCGCGATGGTCGGCCTGAGCCGAAAGGCGGCAACCGACGGCATGCTGTCGCTCAATCGCCGCAACCAATCGCGCCGCCGAGATGGAGGCAGCCTGATGTCCGTCATCCGGACCGCATCACATACAGCAGAGGAATGCCAACGGTGACCCTCGAATTTCCCAACCCGAGCCGCAGCTTCGACGAGGTGCGCAACGCTGTTCGCTTTATCGGCCATGACGGCATGTTCGAAGTGCCGTTCTTTGTCGAGACCACCGCGCTCGCACAGTCCGGAAGGACGCCCCGGTCAGAGAGTGATTTCCTTGCCGCTTTCGACTCAGCGCGCAGTTCGATCCAGGACGTCGCGCGCGAGGCCTATTCCAATGGCCGACGCGCCTCCTACACGCTTACTGCCATCGATTTCCGATGAGGCATCATTCGATGCTGATCCGCTACGGCTACGAGATCACGTTGACCTGCCAGCAGCCAACCGCGCTGGTGTGCCTGCTATCCGTGCACGAAGATCGCGCGGCCGACATCAGGGTGCCGGAGACGACGTTCACGACACCCGATGTTCCCATTTCGACCTACCGCGATCTGTTCGGCAACCGCTGCCGGAGGCTGGTCGCGCCTGCCGGCGACCTGACCATGTGGGGCGATGCGACGATCTGGGACGACGGACAGCTGGACAGGGTGGTGCCAGACGCACGCGAACTCGCGGTCCCGGAGCTGCCGGACGGTTGCCTCGTCTACCTGATGGGAAGCCGCTACTGCGAGACTGACCGTCTCAGCCAGATCGCCTGGGATCTGTTCGGCACAATCCCCGCCGGTTGGGGGCGCGTGCAGGCGATCTGCGACTTTGTCCATGACCACATCCGCTTCGACTACATGCAGGCGAGGTCGACACGCACGGCTTTCGAGACCTTCAACGAACGCGTCGGCGTCTGTCGCGACTTCGCGCATCTGGCAGTGACCTTTTGCCGATGCCTCAACATCCCCGCGCGCTACGTCAACGGTCATCTCGGCGATATCGGCGTCCCGGTCGTCGACCCGATGGACTTCAGCGCGTGGATGGAAGTGTTCCTCGATGGCGAATGGCACACCTTCGATCCCCGCAACAACGTGCCCCGTATCGGCCGGATCGTCGTGTCGCGCGGCCGCGACGCGACCGACATACCGCTTGTCAACTCATTCGGCCCGCATGTTCTCAAGGCATTCAGGGTATGGACCTATGAGGTAACGGGCTTGCAACCGGTGCAGGGACATTCCCGGCCGGGCGATGCGCGACCGGACACCCTGGTTACAGGCGACACCGCAAAGCATACCTGAAGCGCCGCAGGCCTTTCAAAAGACAACCCGCTTCAGTCAGGCACCGACCATGGCGCGCTGACCGTGGTTGACGTCACGCGCCTCCCGTGCGAGCGCCAAGAGCGTTGAATGACGGATTTCCCCGCAGCCAGAAGCGGACCGGCAACAACCCGCCCCGCGACAGGCAGGTAGGTTAAGCATCGCGCGACTAAGCGGCGGTCTGCGCCGCGTCGGATGGCTGTCAATGTCAGATTTACGGTGCGGCGAGGCCGGTCATTGTCTTGGCGCCCCGGCGGATGTAGATGCACCGCGGGCATCACGCTTAAAATTTGACTAAAAAGCCGCGTCGACGGTTAGCGGGGAGCAAGCAACAGGTCCCGTAAAACGGGCCGTTCGGAGGTGCTTCGTGTCGACGAATGTCTATGTCCTGCTGCTCAATCCGGCCATCGCCTGCATCCTGGCTTCGGCGATGTTGATCATCTGGTATCATCGGCCGAGCGCGGACGCCATGCGGACGGCTGCGATCGGGCTCTTCGCGTTCGCCGTGGCGTTCGTGCTTCAGGACATCGTCCCTGCGATGCCTATCCCGGCTTTCGAACCTGTTCACGAACCTGGCATTTCTGTCGGCCGTAACACTGATCTGCGTCGCGGTCATCGAGACGGCGGGCGGCAAGGTGCCATTGCTAGCACTCGGCCTCACTGCTCTCGCGACGGTCGGCGCCATCCTGTGGTGGCTCTATGCCGACAACGACCTGACCGCCCGCATCCATGTGATGAACGTCTCGCATGCCGTGATGTCCCTGGTGACGCTGATCGCCACCTTCCGCTCGCGATCGCGGGGATGGGGCAGGTCCCTCGCCATCGCGGTCTCGACCCTCGCGCTCCTCAACTTTTCCTGGCGTCCCCTGCAGGTGATGTGGGAAGGCAATTTCTACGCGGACCAGAACGCGCTTCACAATTCGATCTACTGGAACACCACGCGTCTCGGCTCCCCCATCCTGGCCGTGTTCGCCGCCTTGTCGCTGCTCGTCGGCCTGGCAGTCGTCCTGATGAAGGAGCTCAAGCTGGAGGCCCGTCTCGACAAGCTCTCGGGCTGCCTCAACCGCCGTGGCTTCGAGGAGCAGTCGCTGCACCTCCTCCAGGCGCCCGACCGTTCGACGCTGCGTCTGACGATGATCGTCGCCGACATCGATCGTTTCAAGCAGATCAACGACACGCTCGGCCACGCGACGGGCGACGCGGTGATCCGCGCATTCGGCCGAACTCTCATGGAGACGATGCCTCCGGATGCCGTCGTTGGACGCATCGGGGGAGAGGAATTCGCCGTACTGCTCGCCGGCGAGGGCGCCGACCGGGCGCACGAGATCACCGTGTCGTTCCAGAAGGATCTTTCAAAAACGCTCCAGGGCCAGGACCTCCCGCTCGCCACCGCAAGCTTCGGGATCTACAATTGCGGCTATCAGGACGATCTCAGCACCGTCCTGAGCCGCGCGGACCTCGCGCTATACGAAGCCAAGAACGACGGCCGGGACGCCATTCGAATGCATCATCCCCGTCTGAGGACCGTTCGAACGAGAGCGAAGAAGGCTACCGGCTCCTGAGTGCTCGCCGTGCGCGCCGGAGCCGGGCACGTTCCCTTAGCTCACTTCCAGCTCGCAGCCGTTCGCAGGTCCCGCTGCCTATTCCCTTTGTTCGGCTGTTGGTTCGGCGCCGGATCTGATGTTCTCGGCCGTCACATTCCGCGGTCCGGGAAATCCAGGCTCCGGTTTCTTGAGGGCGCCGACAAAATCGACTGAAACGGCATGCGCCTTGTTCATGAAACCGATGATGAGTTCCAACTGCTCCTCGTCGTAGTCTTCGTAGAGGGCTTCCATTTTTTCCTGAAGCGGAGCGTAGATCCGAAACAATTCGCGCATCTTTTCGGCCTGCGGTGCCGCCAGCACGCGCCTGCGATCTGTGGGATCGGGTAGGCGTTGTATGAAGCCGGCCTGCTCGAGCCGATCCAGGAGCGCCGTCACCGCGCCGCTCGTCAGGCCGGTCCACTGCGCAAGCTCGCCTGCGCTCGCCCGTCCCCGCATCTCAAGAATGTCCAGGCATTCCATATCCGTAGTGTTCAGTTTGACCTGTGCCGCGACGGCCTGGCTGACGAGCAGCGATTGCGCGCTCGCTCGTCTGATCGCGTCGGTGAGTTCTCGGTGTAGAGTGTCTCTTGACATTCAAGTATCTCGATAATTAAGATATTGTAGTTATCAAGATAGCGGATCGAAGCAGGCAGGACCAGCGCCCTGTGCAGTTCGCGGCGCGAACGCTCGCCGGGGAAGGCATAGCGTGCGGCAGGCATCGTCATGCTCCGCAACCGTTCTCACATGGGATGGACAAATTGTTCGAACCCGCGGCCTTCTATTCAATCATGGCTCCCGCAATTGCCGGCACCGTAGGTTTGGGCGGCGGCTTCTACGAGACCCTTCTGGTCGACAAGGCATGGCCGAAGATGCCGGCCATGATCCAGCCCGACCGCGGAGGAATCAATCGAAAGCTTTTCTGGGGACCTGTCCACGGGCTGTTCGAGCTGGGACTGCTCGCCGCCATCTGGTCGACGTGGTCCCTTCCCACGGTTTGCTTTTGGGTATGGTGCGCGTTCGCCGCGCATCTCGTCGTCCGCATCTGGTCGTTTGCATATTTCATCCCAATGGCGATTCGGTTCGAAGCGGGATCGGTAGGCGATTCCGACACGACGTCCCGGGCGGCGAGAAAATGGATCAGGTTGAGCCGTCTGCGGCTTCCTCTCGAGTTCCTTGCGGTCGCTCTGCTCTTTGTCGCGCTCGGACAGTACGCTGCGGCCGGATCTTAGGAACGTCGCCTGCCGAAGAGGCAAGGATTCGATCCACCGCACCATGCACTCCGTCACATTTCGACAACCGATGGCTGGCAACGGTGCGGCCACCCTCTTCCACGGCAACGTACCTGTGCCCATGCGGTCGGGCGACTGGGTCTTGCCTGCTGCGCGAGGCTCGGTCAAACCTTCCACGGCGTCTCGGCAGCAGTTGGGATGCTGCGTGAAACGAGGAACTGCGGATGAATGAACGGGTCGGCATGATCGGCGTGGGTCTGATGGGCCACGGGATCGCGAAGAACATCGCGCTGAAGGGCTGGAGCCTGCGCTACCTGCGCCATCCCGGCAACCAGCCGACGGACGATCTCGACCGCGCGGGCGCGCAGGGCTGCGACACGGCGGCGGAGCTTGCCGGCGCGAGCGACATCCTCGTCCTGTGCGTGACCGGCACGCCGCAGGTCGAGGACGTGCTCCTGGGCAGCGGGCGGGTGCTGGAGGCGCTGCGCCCCGGCATGGTCGTGATCGACTGCTCGACGGCCAACCCCACCTCGACCGTGTCGCTTGCCGCCAAGGTGGCGGAGAAGGGCGCGCATTTCGTCGATGCCGCCATGACCCGCACGCCGAAGGAGGCGGAGGAGGGCAGGCTGAACTTGCTCGTCGGCGGTGACCCCGCAACTGTGGCGCGGGTCAGGCCGCTGCTCTCGGCCTTTGCGGAGAACATCTTCGAGGCCGGCGGGGTCGGCACCGGCCACCAGCTCAAGCTCCTGCACAATTTCGTCTCGCTCGGCTCGGTGACGCTGATCGCCGAGGCCGTGGCCTGCGCCGGCAAGGGCGGCGTGTCGATGGACGCGCTGGTCGAATGCCTCGCCAAGGGCGGCGGCGGCGGGGTCGCGCTGGAGCGGCTGCGTCCCTACATCGCGAGCGGCGAGACGGCGCAGCTGCGCTTTTCGATCGCCAATGCCGCCAAGGACCTGTCCTATTATCGTCGGCTCGCGGAAGACCTGGGCGCGGCGGATCTCGTCGCCCAAGGCGTCTCGCGAACGCTCGAAGGCCTGGTCGGCCGCGGCGAGGGCGAGGCGTTCGTGCCGGAAACGATCAGGCTGCTGCAAGGCTGACATCTCGGCCTGCGCCGGTCAAACCGGCCGATATACCCGTTCCGCCGTCTTCCAGAAGATGTTCTCCCGGTCCTGCGGCGGAAGCTTCGCCGCGGCCGCGATATGTGCGGCGACAAGCGACGGGTAGTTGGTCCACAGCTTCTCGATCGGGAAGTTGGAACCGAACATCAGTCGCTGGCTGCCGAGGATGGCGTTGGCGCGCGCGACGATGAAGGCGATCAGGTCCGGATCGTTGCGGTGGACGAAGGTGCCGAGGCCGGACAGTTTGGCGGAGAAATTGTCGAAGCCCGCCATGGCGGCAAGGCCTGCTTCCCACGGGTTCACCGTCTTCGCCTCATGATCGACCAGCATGCCGGTGTGGGTGAGGATGAAATCGATCCCGGGGTTCTCGCCGACCAGCACCGCGCCGTCGCGCATCTGGCCGGGGAAGAGCTGCAGGTCGAAGGAGAAGCCATAGTCCTTCAGCCGCGCCACGTTGCGCCGCACGGTCGCGTCGATCACCTGGTCGGCCGAAGCGGCGAAGCGGAACTGCGGGGTCTCGTGCCAGTGCAACTGCATGCGCACGCCGCGCACGCGCGGATAGGCTTTCAGCCGGTCGAGCTGCGGGCGCACGTCGTCCACCGTCATGTCGGCATAGGCGACGATGGCGTGCGGCCAGCCGGTCGCGTCGGCGGTCTCCTGCAGCCAGGCCGCCTCCTTCTCGAAATCCTCTTTCGCCCAGTTGGTCTGGACATAGACCGCCTTCTCGACGCCGGTGCCCGCGCGGTCCGCGAGATATTCGCTCATCGGATAGTCGCGGCGGATCGGCTCATGCGGCCCGAAGATGCGCGGCACCATCGGCCCCACCAGCCAGGGCTGGTCTGCCTGCCGCCAGACGTGGAAGTGGGAATCGATGATCCTCTGCGTCATGAGGCCCTCCAGAGTGTCGCCGCGTCGGGGGCGGGGCGGGCGAGCGAGAGAAGAAAGCCGGACAGCGCCTCGACCGACGATCCGTCCACCAGATCGTCCAGCCAGGGAAGGATCGCCTTCAGCGCCGCGGTCTCCGGGCGAAAGCGCGGATCGCCCGCGAGCGGCGTCGCCAGCGCCAACCTGCACGCGCTCGCCGACAGCCGCCGGAACGCGGTCTCCATCTCGGCATGCCCGCCGCGCTCCAGCCCGTCGGAAAGGACCACGACGGATGCGCCCCGCGCCATGGCCGCGTAGCGCGGCACCGAAAGGAAGGCGGCAAGCGACGGCCCGATCCGCGTGCCGCCGTCCCAGTCGTCGACGAGCGCGGCCGCCTTCGCCAATGCCTGCGCGCGGTCGCGGACGCGCAGCGCGGGCGTGATGCGGGTGAGCCGGGTGCCGAAGGTGAAGATTTCGGCCCGGTCTGCCGCCTGGACGGCAGCATGCGCCACGCCGAGATAGTCGGTCGTATGCAGTTTCATCGATCCGGAGACGTCGATCAGAAGCACCAGCGGACGTGCAACGACCTTGCGCCGCCGCAGCGGAGGATCCGGCACGTCGCCGTCGGCGCGCACGATCAGCCTGAGCGCGCGGCGCAGGTCGGTCGCCCCGCCGGAGTTCATCCGCTGCGACCGGAAGGAGCGACGCTTCGGCAGCGCGGCGGCGAGCTGGCGGCACAGCTCCGCCAGCATGTCTCCGTCGCGCTGGAAGCTGCGTGTCCCGGCCCGGTCGATCGTGGACGCGAGCGCGCCGCTCGCCTCCAGCCTGGGTGCCGCCACTGTCTGTTCGAGATGGCCGCGATCGTCCTTGACCTCCGTCTCTTCGTCGTCGCCGTCGGCGACAAGGCTCTGCTCGCCGTGAAAATAGGCGCGGAACAGCACCTCGAACTCGTCGCGCCGGTCCGGATCGATGGCGAAGGTTGCAAGCGCCGCGAGACGGATGTCGTCGATCGTGCGCGGCCCGAGCAGCGTGATCGAGCGCATGAAGGCCTCGGCCTGCTCCGGCGCGATCCTGAAGCCGAAGCTGCGCAGGAGGCGGGCGAAGCCGGGAAAAGGGCGGGCGGCGCGGGGCAGGGCGTTCATGCCAGCGCCTCCTCGAGTATCGCATCGAGCTCGGGCGCGAGGCAGGCGAGGTCCTCCTCATCCTTGACCACGACGCCGATCGCGCGGCGG contains:
- a CDS encoding amidohydrolase, with translation MTQRIIDSHFHVWRQADQPWLVGPMVPRIFGPHEPIRRDYPMSEYLADRAGTGVEKAVYVQTNWAKEDFEKEAAWLQETADATGWPHAIVAYADMTVDDVRPQLDRLKAYPRVRGVRMQLHWHETPQFRFAASADQVIDATVRRNVARLKDYGFSFDLQLFPGQMRDGAVLVGENPGIDFILTHTGMLVDHEAKTVNPWEAGLAAMAGFDNFSAKLSGLGTFVHRNDPDLIAFIVARANAILGSQRLMFGSNFPIEKLWTNYPSLVAAHIAAAAKLPPQDRENIFWKTAERVYRPV
- a CDS encoding VWA domain-containing protein, coding for MNALPRAARPFPGFARLLRSFGFRIAPEQAEAFMRSITLLGPRTIDDIRLAALATFAIDPDRRDEFEVLFRAYFHGEQSLVADGDDEETEVKDDRGHLEQTVAAPRLEASGALASTIDRAGTRSFQRDGDMLAELCRQLAAALPKRRSFRSQRMNSGGATDLRRALRLIVRADGDVPDPPLRRRKVVARPLVLLIDVSGSMKLHTTDYLGVAHAAVQAADRAEIFTFGTRLTRITPALRVRDRAQALAKAAALVDDWDGGTRIGPSLAAFLSVPRYAAMARGASVVVLSDGLERGGHAEMETAFRRLSASACRLALATPLAGDPRFRPETAALKAILPWLDDLVDGSSVEALSGFLLSLARPAPDAATLWRAS